TATCGATTTGTATTCAAATCCTCGTGTGGATGGGACCACTTTCTTGTATTCTTCATAATTTAATTTTGCATCTGGATTTTGTTTTTTTAGTTCTTCGTACTCCGCTCTCAGTACGTTATCAAATGCAGGTGAATCTTTAAAAATATCTTCTACTGTTATTTTATCTTTCTTCTTCTGTATTGTTTGTGGTACACTTCCGTAGCCCGCATGCGCACCTGGTAATACTGTCGTTGTTGTAGAGCCAATTCGGTTATTTGTTTCAAAACTGAGAATAGATGTATCTCTCATTTTTTGAGCGAATTTATCCATTTCTACTAAAAAAGGTTTATCTATATGTTCAGAGACTAATCGACCTGCTTCTCCGCAATATTTTTGTAATGTCGAATAGCTATCAAGTAATTCCCCGATTTTTTGCGATTGATCTTTAGGATTAAAATGTATACTACCATCCGAGTCTAAATCTCGTATTCTTCCATCAATTCTTTTTAATGATTCATTTGCTTCCCGTAATTTCATGAGTGCATCTTTTGTAATTCGATTCATACCATCCCCCATGTTTTGCCATGGTTCAGGTCTATATTTCACATCCATCTCGTTTTCATCCCCCCAGCCGTATGGTGATTTCTACAACTTACTTAATATTTCACGTAATTGTTCGTCCTTTTCAAGCATTTCTACACATACATTTCCTACAACTGTCGCTGACCTAGAATAGTGTTCAGCCAATTCTAGTGTTTTGTGTAATATATCAGGATATTTTTCAATTACTCTCATCGCTTCACCTTTTTGATAAAAATCACAGCTTAATAAACTCTCAATATTCGTTCCAATGACGTCTACATGGATTTTATATATATTTTCTAACTTCATTACTATATCTAGTAGTTCTTGAAAATTAACTAATACTTCTTCTCCACCACCAGAACCACTATCTCCCATTGATACTTGCATTATTGAATACCTCCTAACGAGAATTGTCTCGGGTCAATTAACTTTTTATATGGCATTTTTAACACGTCATACAATTTCTTATTAACCGCATAGAGGCTCACCCAGTCATATTGATTACGATCTACATCTATTTGAACGAAATCTTCTCCTTCAGTGAAATATAAGAAACATTCCCATTTTCCTCCTCTATTACTTCGAGGCCTCGTATACGTTTCTATCGCTATAACGTTTTTATTTGATAAATCTTTTTCCTCAAATGTTTGTTGTTCTTCTTCTGTCATTCTCTTTGAGAAAAATGTATCTTCTATTTCCCTCGGTTCTCTCAATAAGAAAGGGATGCGTGTTAATAAGGAAAAATATACGTCTGGCTTTGGTATGTAGTCGATCTCGTATTTTTTATTTGGTTCTATTTCCGTTAATACAGCCACTCGGTCTTTATCCTCTTTCAAAAAGCCAATTAATACATTATTCATTCTCGTGTATTCATGACAACTTTCATATTCCTTTAATAGTTCAATTATTTGAAAAGCTGCAGGGGTAATTCCATTTTCACTTGTAAGTAGGCCTTTTTCTTTTAAACTCGTAGTTGCTTTCGTGACACATTCTGCATCAAGTAAAATAATTGCGTCACGGTTTGGCAATCCAAATATATCGGTAACCCCAGCTGCACCTGCGAGAACATATAATTCAGCAGGTGCAAAACTCATTTCTTTCCCCATTCTTTTATCCCTCGTTTCTCCATCACACTTGTTTTATCGCCCTTACTTCCGATTTATCTCCGTACGTTTGAATGCTTTTATCTAACTCTTTCAAAGCTTTCGTATGTCCTTCAAATGCCTCTACCATTTCTGAATTATATTGAATGATTAAATCAAGATAACTTAAAAATGCATCTCTCGTTTTTCCATTCCATTTCGCACCTGTGACATATGCTTTTAAGTCTTTCGCTTGGTTTAAAGAATCCTTCATACCATTTTCAATGTTTTGTGCGTAAGAAATGGCACTTGCAGTGTTACTTCCTATAATTTCAACCTCTTTACCACTCATGTTGGTTCCCTCCATTCTTTGTATGCTTAATGGATAAGTTTTTCAAATTCCTTTTTCTTTTCTTCAAAAGCCTTGGTCGCTGCAGCGTATGCTGACGCTTTCTCTGATTCTGCTTTCGCTTTATATTCCAAATACTTTGCATAAGCTGTACTTTTTGCAGATCCAACATCGCTTAATGCACTTTTAAAATAGGATAATACTGTATTTAAGTCTTCATCCTTTTCATGACGTTTTTGTTCAAATTCAACTGCCGGAATTTTATTAGCTTCTAAGCCATTACTTTTACTCTCATACTCTCTCTTCGCTGATTCAGCCTCTTGAATGAATTGCTTTAACTCTCTTTCTTTATCTTTTAAATAATCATGTAAATCATCATACCGATCTCGTTTCCTCGCACTTTCTGTAAAACCAGACGCATTTAAAAAAGCATTGTATAATTCATCTAACATCTTTCTCCCCCTTTAGCACAATAACTATGTAGTTAAATTCGTATATTTAAACATGAATATTCATTACATTAAGAATTAACAAATAATTATTTTTACATATTGCTATTTTATCAAAGGGATTTTAACATTTCCATATTTTATGAATGGCTTTCGCATTTTTCTTCAATAAAGTGAAACTTTAATCAATATGACTATGTATTTATGTGCAGAAATAATAAAAAACACTGCCAGGCGCAGTGTTTTTTATTACTACCTTTTATCCAATTCATTCGTATTAAATCCTTGCTTGAGAGTAAGACCAGTTCTTTCTTATTTCATCAACAACTATTTCTGGATAATCCCAATGAAGCGTACGAGTAGGCTCCCTGATTCGTTATACTATTCCTTAGGCTGTTTTATTTCTATATTCATTCCAATATTTTGGCTCAGTCGCGCTTAAAAGAACAATAGAAAAAGGATCTGATATGAATATCAGATCCTTAACTTTAATTTCTTAATACATACATCTTTTTACACGATAACTGGTTCATACGTGCTCAAATTATCATACTCAGTTTTTACAATACTAGGCGGAAGGTTAACACATCCTCAGATTCACCTTTTCTTGTAGCAATGCATAATGTTTAATAAAATTAAAGCATATTTTTACTTACCAGACTTAATTTTTTCGTTATATTCTTCTAAAGTTAACCCTTTTTCTTTTAGATAAACAGCAACTTCTTTCCCTACATAACGATAGTGCCATGGCTCATACTTAATGCCAGTAATATTCTCTTTATCTTTTGGATAGCGGAGAGTAAATCCATATTCTGCAGCGTTCTTATCTAACCATTTGAATGCATCGGTAGTTTCAAATTTTGCATTTAAATCTTCTACAGTATTCTGCCATTCAACTGAAATAATGTCTAACGCTAATCCAGTATGATGTTCACTTGCACCAGGATACTGAAGATATTCCAATGCCTTAGCACTAGCCTCTTTATCCGACAAACCTTGAGATTTATAGCTTTTAACTGAAGCATCATAATAAGTTTGTTGTAATTTTATAGCTCGATAACCTGATCTTAAATAAAGATTGATTCCCTCTTTTTTTGCAGCTGCTACCATATCCTGATAGGAAGTTGCAATTCTACTATCTATTTTCATATTTGGCTTCGCATTTTGAGTGATACTTGTTAATTCAATTCCTAGTTCCTTTGATAACATATGCTCTCTATTTACAAGGATAATTCTCCAATCATTAACATCAGAGATAGGTAAAACATCTTTTTTCTTCGCATGTATTTCATTTTTATTTTTATCGTTATTATTAGTAGTTGCCTGAGATGTTTGCTTTCCACTACAAGCAGCCAGACTCCATCCCATTGCTAATACCAATGCTAAAATTATAAATTTTTTAATTGTATCTCATTCCCTTTTTGTTTATTAGTCTTTATACCAATTTCCCAACACGTCTCTAGGAATCTCCTTGAAATCCTTCAAAGAAACGGGGCCGACAAATTTTTTAATTCCATGTTTTTTAGAATTTTCATCCGAATAATCTTTTAAAAATTGAATTTTAAATTGTTTCTTACCATCGGCATAGTCGGTTACTGTCGGTACGATTGCCGCTTGTCGTATACCAAAAGTTTTATCTTCATACTTAACAAATTGTACATAAGATAATCCTCCAACTAATGTTTCTAATTTTTCTTGCGCAGAAATAAGATTTCCAAGAGAATAATAGATTAGCGTTTCATGTCCATCTTTATTTTGTTTCCACTCAATTGGTTGAATTACATGTGGATGATTTCCAATTACTACATCTACACCTAAATCTGTTAAATATTGAGCAACTTCTTTTTGTTGCTTTGAAGGTGTTGAGGTATATTCTACTCCCCAATGCACCATAACAATCACCATATCAGAGCTATTCTTCGCCTTTTCCACATCATTTTGTATCGCTTTTTTATCAATTAAATTTAAAGCCCAAGACTTATCAGCTGGAATTTTAATTCCATTCGTACCATATGTATAATTGAGTAACGCAAAACGAATACCATTTTTTGTAATCGTTTTTATTTCATTACGCTCGTTTTGACTCTCATTAATACCTACCGGGATAACATCCGGATATTTCTTCCAGTATTCTCTTGTATTCGCAACACCTTTAATACCCATATCCATAGCGTGATTTGTCGCTTGCGTCACTATATTGAATCCAGTGTCCACTAAAGATTGGCCTACTTCTTCAGGTGTATTGAAAGTCGGATATCCTTGTACTTTTAAATTATTTCCGGCAATCGGAGTCTCCTGGTTCACGATAGCAAGATCACTTGATTTAACAGCTTTTTTGATATTTTCATAAATATAATTATAATCATATGAACCGTCTTTTTGTTTGCCATCTTTAATTACTGCGTCATGATATAAATTATCACCCGTTGCTATTAAATTCACAACCGATTGTACTTTTTTATCTTCCGTAAAATTAGGAGACTGTTGGATAGGACTTTTATCTACCCAATTTGGTGCTTTTAATGATGTATCTATATTGGATTCAGCCGGTGGTAATGAAGCTTTAGATGTCTTAACATCAGTATTACCACAAGCGGTTAAAAGCACTAAAAAAATAAGACATACTAAAAAAAACTTTTTACTTCTCTGTAAAGTATCTAACATGTGATCCTCTTTTCTGTTTTATTCCTTATAACTAGTTCTAACAAATCATTCTTTACAACAACGTATTTTGGTTTTACCCTTAATTATGGAAGGACACTCTGTTACACCTGCTTCGGAATATACTAATAATTATTTTCCGCTTTCTAGCAATCTATCGATTCCATCAGAAGTGATAGATTACTAGAAAAAGATGATCCATCAGGATGTCGACTAGTTTGATATACCTGTTCCAATTGCAGTAACTCGTTTAATATTTAAACAAGATAGGAGAATCGTTCATATAGCCTCTTCTCTCGCTTTATGTTTAAGGTGCCTCCCAAAAAAGGGATCGTTGCTGTACCCCTTTACATAGTGCGAAATTTTTGCAACTAATTTCTTTCATTCAAGCGACAAACATTATACCGATAACAATAAGTAAGACCCAAGAACTTATTTTACCAATATACGAAAAAAGTAGCAATCTTTTGCCCCATATAAAGAAGGCAATTAGGAGAAATGAACGAGAGATTCATTCTATTCAATTCCTTCATTGATTAATAAAAAAACAAGCCACCCAACTATTGGATGGCTCTATACTATAAAGAGAATTTGTTATTGGATTACTTCAATTTCCCTTCAAAAACAATCTTCCTACCGCACGGCTCAACTACTGTTTTGCCGTCTTTCTTTACTTCATGAAAGATTGGCTCTTCCATACGACGAGACGGAGCGTAGCCTTCTTGTTCCATACGTGCTAAGCAGTCTGTAATTGTTTCATTTTCAAGTACTTCAAATTTCTTTTTATTAGGTTGTTTTGTCATGCCCTAACCTACTTTCTATTTTTCTTGATGCGAATTGATTTTTCATGTAGACCATATATAACATTGCGAGAATTCCCATTATAATCATAACCGCAATAAAAAAGCTTGTATACTGTATTTTTTCTATAAATACGCCGCCTAATACAGGTCCCATAATACTTCCTAAACTAAAAGCGATTCCGGATAATATATTACCTGCTGGTAGTAAGTGTCTCGGTAATAAATCAGTCATAAATCCAAGCCCTAAAGAGAAGCACGATCCAATAACCATACCCGCTAAAAGCATGCAGGCAAAGACGATCCAGTAATATTGATCAAATACGGCGGCAAGTAGAAAAATGCCCGTACTTATGCTAAACGTCCACGTTAAAATACGGTCCCTTCCGTATTTATCACTCAATATACCGAGCGGAATTTGTGTAATAATACCCCCAACTGCAAATGCTGGTAATAAGAAGGATACATCTGAAACAGACCACCCTTTACGAAGTGCGTATACTGGTAAGTTACTGTTTAGCATTGCTTCAAGTACACCATATGCAAGTGGTCCTAGCAGTGCAATCCATCCTAATCCAACAACTTGTTTATAACGAGAAAATGATGATTCACTCTTCACTTCTCTTTCATCTTGCGCTGGGAATGCATTTTTTGTTGGAAGTAGTAAAAGCCAACCTATTAAACAAAGTATAGTAGATATAATAAATGGCGTTGCAAGACCGTACTGCACAGTGCTTGCTAAATACGGACCAACGGCAAAACCAATTCCGAAGAATACACCGTATATCGATACTTGTCTCCCTATTTTACTTGGGTCTGATGTCGTCGTGATCCATGTTTGTGTTCCGACATGAAGCATATGATCTCCAACTCCAACTAGAAATCTAAGGATAAACCATACCCAAAATGAAAATGTTTGTGTAAAAAAGAATAATGAAATAATAACGAGAAACCCACCTATAACAATAATCGGCTTCATTCCAAACCTTTGCATCGGTTTTTCAAGAAACGGCGAAATAACTAATATCCCAATGTACAATGCCGTCGCATGAATACCATTAATACTTGAACTAACCCCTTCTTGTTCAAAAATCATTGCAATGGCCGGTAAGAGCATTCCTTGTGACAAACCCGAGATTGCTACAATCCCAACCATAATCCAAAAAGTAAAACGCATTGACATCCTCTGTCCCTCTCCTTCTCATGCTTCCACTTTTCATTATAAACTGTTTCTTCAAATGCGTGTACGAATATTCGCAATAAAAAACAAGCTAAAAGAATGAACCTTTTAGCTTGTTATCTTATCCTTCCCAAACTTGCGCTTTCACATTGTAATGAAAGTGTTTAAAATATGGATTTTCATAAAATGAAGGTCCATATAAGTAATGTTGCATATGAGCTGTTAGTGGCTGCTGCATTTGTAAAGGAACTACAGCTGGTGAAACTTGCATATACATCGGATCTATCATTATTTTTGTATAGATATGATGATTATATGGCGAATAAGCGATTAAGGATGGTTTATGCATTGATAATCTCCCCTTATACATACAAATGTTATAGTATATGCAACACTTCTCATTTCGGGGATTATTTCTGTTCTAACCAATCCTCTACATGTTTTATAAATATATCTAAACAATCAATAAACGGCGAGTGTCCGCAATCTTCTAATACCTTCAACTCTGCATTTGGCAAATGTTTCGCTAATTCCTCACCGACTACTTGCGGTACGACATAATCTCTATCACCTTGTATGACGAGTGTTGGCGCTTTAATACGATGAATTTGTTTACTTCCCTCTACAACCCCATTATGTTCATCTGAAATATTAAATGTAATGAGCGCATAATTCACATCTACGAAATTACGTTGCGTTAACATATCATCTAAATACTTTTCATAACGATCCGGTTCAGGTTGATTATGTGTATATATTAATAGATTCCATACTGTACGGTAATATAGTTTGTTCATATTTTTTATCGCATCTAATACTGGAGCGATTTGTACTGGATCTTGCGCAATTTCTTCTTTCGTCTTTACTAAACTTGATACAATCGGCTGCCCATTCGTATCTTTTTTAAAGATTGGGTATCCTTTCATTCCTACTGATTCTACTAAAATTAACTTTTCTACAAAAGTTGGGTGATTCGCTGTAAATTGCATCGCAACGCCACCACCCATTGACCAGCCCATTAATGAAAATTTCTCTAGCTTTAACTCGTCAATAAATAATTTTACATCGTCTGCAAAGTCTTGTAATGAATCTATCGACTGATTATACGTTGATTGTCCAAACCCTCTTAAATCAAGAGCGTAAATATGGTATTGATCTTGCAACTTTTCAATAACTAAATCCCAATGTTGTGACGATGTCATGTTCCCGTGAATGAGTACAAGAATATCTGTATTTCGCCTTCCAACTTCCTGATATGCAATCGTTTCTCCGTTCGATAGTGAAACAAACTCCATTGTTGCAGGCTTAATCATCACAAGTTCCCCCATTCTATTTAATAGAAAGAAAATTCTTTACTTAATTAAAGAATAGCACGTAGAATATACGTTCGCAACATAAAACCTATAAGAATTTTTTACATAAATCAACATGTCTATTACTAGACAATTATTATAAAAAAGTATATAGTTAGCTAGGTAACTAATTTGAAAGGATCAAAATACATGGACGAAAAACAACATTTTTTTCACATCGTCAGCCAGACTTCTCGAAAGTTTACGAAGAAATTTAATGAACGTGTATCTCCAACAGGGTTATTTAGTGCGCAATGGGCTGTTATTTTCCGCATTAATCAAACTGGTTCTTGTACGCAAACAGAATTGTGCCAGTATTTAAATGTTGAATCACCAACGATGACTCGTACGTTAACACGTATGGAAACGATGGGATGGATTATTCGTACAGAAGGTAAAGATCGCCGCGAGAAGCTCATTTCTTTATCCGAAACAGCGATAAAGATGATTCCAGTATGGCAAGAAGAAGTTGATACTTTCGAAGAAAAAACGCTAGAAGGTATTAATGAAGATGATTTACATCAAGCATTTCAAGTGTTACAACAAATTATTAAAAATTTAGATTAAATTGGAGGGATGACGATGCAAAGTGAGAAACTTTGGACGAAGGATTTCCTCGGAACTTGTTTTAGTAGTCTATTTCTTTTCTTAACATTTTACATGCTTATGACTACTCTGCCTGTCTATGTCATAGACGGCCTAAAAGGAAAACCTGAGGAAATTGGTTTAGTTGCAACTGTGTTTCTTATTTCTTCTGTTTTATGTAGACCATTCACAGGAAAATGGCTCGATGATTTAGGAAGAAAGAAAATATTATTTATTTCACTTTCATTATTTTTAGCCGCTACTGTTATGTATTTCGGTGCGCAAAGTTTATTCTTATTACTTGCCCT
This DNA window, taken from Bacillus cereus ATCC 14579, encodes the following:
- a CDS encoding DUF5081 family protein, which produces MGKEMSFAPAELYVLAGAAGVTDIFGLPNRDAIILLDAECVTKATTSLKEKGLLTSENGITPAAFQIIELLKEYESCHEYTRMNNVLIGFLKEDKDRVAVLTEIEPNKKYEIDYIPKPDVYFSLLTRIPFLLREPREIEDTFFSKRMTEEEQQTFEEKDLSNKNVIAIETYTRPRSNRGGKWECFLYFTEGEDFVQIDVDRNQYDWVSLYAVNKKLYDVLKMPYKKLIDPRQFSLGGIQ
- a CDS encoding WXG100 family type VII secretion target — translated: MSGKEVEIIGSNTASAISYAQNIENGMKDSLNQAKDLKAYVTGAKWNGKTRDAFLSYLDLIIQYNSEMVEAFEGHTKALKELDKSIQTYGDKSEVRAIKQV
- a CDS encoding M15 family metallopeptidase produces the protein MVLAMGWSLAACSGKQTSQATTNNNDKNKNEIHAKKKDVLPISDVNDWRIILVNREHMLSKELGIELTSITQNAKPNMKIDSRIATSYQDMVAAAKKEGINLYLRSGYRAIKLQQTYYDASVKSYKSQGLSDKEASAKALEYLQYPGASEHHTGLALDIISVEWQNTVEDLNAKFETTDAFKWLDKNAAEYGFTLRYPKDKENITGIKYEPWHYRYVGKEVAVYLKEKGLTLEEYNEKIKSGK
- a CDS encoding CapA family protein, with the protein product MLDTLQRSKKFFLVCLIFLVLLTACGNTDVKTSKASLPPAESNIDTSLKAPNWVDKSPIQQSPNFTEDKKVQSVVNLIATGDNLYHDAVIKDGKQKDGSYDYNYIYENIKKAVKSSDLAIVNQETPIAGNNLKVQGYPTFNTPEEVGQSLVDTGFNIVTQATNHAMDMGIKGVANTREYWKKYPDVIPVGINESQNERNEIKTITKNGIRFALLNYTYGTNGIKIPADKSWALNLIDKKAIQNDVEKAKNSSDMVIVMVHWGVEYTSTPSKQQKEVAQYLTDLGVDVVIGNHPHVIQPIEWKQNKDGHETLIYYSLGNLISAQEKLETLVGGLSYVQFVKYEDKTFGIRQAAIVPTVTDYADGKKQFKIQFLKDYSDENSKKHGIKKFVGPVSLKDFKEIPRDVLGNWYKD
- a CDS encoding NETI motif-containing protein; protein product: MTKQPNKKKFEVLENETITDCLARMEQEGYAPSRRMEEPIFHEVKKDGKTVVEPCGRKIVFEGKLK
- a CDS encoding MFS transporter, with product MSMRFTFWIMVGIVAISGLSQGMLLPAIAMIFEQEGVSSSINGIHATALYIGILVISPFLEKPMQRFGMKPIIVIGGFLVIISLFFFTQTFSFWVWFILRFLVGVGDHMLHVGTQTWITTTSDPSKIGRQVSIYGVFFGIGFAVGPYLASTVQYGLATPFIISTILCLIGWLLLLPTKNAFPAQDEREVKSESSFSRYKQVVGLGWIALLGPLAYGVLEAMLNSNLPVYALRKGWSVSDVSFLLPAFAVGGIITQIPLGILSDKYGRDRILTWTFSISTGIFLLAAVFDQYYWIVFACMLLAGMVIGSCFSLGLGFMTDLLPRHLLPAGNILSGIAFSLGSIMGPVLGGVFIEKIQYTSFFIAVMIIMGILAMLYMVYMKNQFASRKIESRLGHDKTT
- the phaZ gene encoding intracellular short-chain-length polyhydroxyalkanoate depolymerase yields the protein MIKPATMEFVSLSNGETIAYQEVGRRNTDILVLIHGNMTSSQHWDLVIEKLQDQYHIYALDLRGFGQSTYNQSIDSLQDFADDVKLFIDELKLEKFSLMGWSMGGGVAMQFTANHPTFVEKLILVESVGMKGYPIFKKDTNGQPIVSSLVKTKEEIAQDPVQIAPVLDAIKNMNKLYYRTVWNLLIYTHNQPEPDRYEKYLDDMLTQRNFVDVNYALITFNISDEHNGVVEGSKQIHRIKAPTLVIQGDRDYVVPQVVGEELAKHLPNAELKVLEDCGHSPFIDCLDIFIKHVEDWLEQK
- a CDS encoding MarR family winged helix-turn-helix transcriptional regulator encodes the protein MDEKQHFFHIVSQTSRKFTKKFNERVSPTGLFSAQWAVIFRINQTGSCTQTELCQYLNVESPTMTRTLTRMETMGWIIRTEGKDRREKLISLSETAIKMIPVWQEEVDTFEEKTLEGINEDDLHQAFQVLQQIIKNLD